A window from Montipora capricornis isolate CH-2021 chromosome 7, ASM3666992v2, whole genome shotgun sequence encodes these proteins:
- the LOC138056866 gene encoding uncharacterized protein isoform X2: protein MGNGIYHEFKHALIISHRGSPELCWNMALLTGLSLMWFFFAESRSDYVLAKITRQDYIDRFTNDVSHCGNCSKYNASENSPGICTCNRLPCETQRKKIGGSVFIRSQGRCMSSCDLLQNIRDSCFHWQNSLPSNAVPLIVIDVNKVNSTYNFIKNLMYDSCEWRQHIEYLDARGHWESANVSAETFKVLRIPDWRHRWQTMIKVNKRSAVLASLGGHVMKLGLTCKRKDNTPIEKCLVFKSKGELNFTLCNYTATPSPSSTVERPCTIVTPSIQTTTPTPTTTVEVSTTVEPPDVDGPDPIMIALLALLVVCLIIGAPVICFCFYTRGRNWNLHPREGGNFADNSAPQTYRIQEEPYYVELPDIEPSNMRSPGMATLITTEQKQPAEDTVILNPYVRGASYTRARSLMPEPLPLRPIHEENAVMEEVAGDVTPKDEQNGQDTSVVLRNPQVRGTLDRSSPLSRRNHEDLPKERGEEEKDEVKPELGHHSRKTDDGNEHNLDYQRLVDGTRTQSLFICPCCDKDLDYQTLLDHCSLERKEQQSQKRESFYESLSPEKGKRESIYAIPLRSGESFSENEGTDNMEQWPEYQTLEPNETDSNREPIEPANHEYNELEGPEHNELEGPEHNELEGPEHNELKGPEQTCCEVDVDNKKLWQVHLGDSDSEIPREIIEILHVDINPAYALPWKKKAKEKSMRKRSLSV from the exons AATTTAAACATGCTCTTATTATTTCCCATCGCGGATCGCCAGAATTGTGTTGGAACATGGCTCTACTCACAGGGCTTAGTCTTATGTGGTTTTTTTTCGCTGAGAGTCGAAGCGATTATGTCTTGGCCAAGATAACAAGACAGGACTACATCGATAGGTTTACGAATGATGTCTCGCATTGTGGAAATTGTAGCAAGTATAACGCGAGTGAAAATTCACCAGGCATTTGTACGTGCAACAGATTGCCATGTGAAACGCAACGAAAAAAGATAGGAGGTTCTGTCTTTATCCGATCCCAAGGACGATGCATGTCTAGTTGCGACTTATTACAAA ATATTAGAGACTCGTGCTTCCACTGGCAAAATTCATTACCTTCAAATGCAGTACCTTTAATAGTTATCGATGTTAACAAAGTGAATTCCACATACAATTTTATAAAGAATCTTATGTATGATTCTTGTGAATGGAGACAACACATAGAATATCTGGATGCCAGAGGACATTGGGAAAGTGCCAATGTATCTGCAGAGACATTTAAAGTATTGCGTATACCTGATTGGCGGCATCGTTGGCAGACAATGATAAAG GTTAATAAACGATCTGCTGTTCTTGCAAGCCTGGGTGGTCATGTCATGAAACTTGGCTTGACCTGTAAAAGAAAGGATAATACACCCATCGAGAAATGTTTAGTTTTTAAATCAAAAGGAGAATTAAACT TTACACTCTGCAATTACACTGCAACACCAAGCCCATCCTCTACCGTGGAACGTCCATGCACTATAGTCACCCCAAGTATCCAAACAACGACACCAACTCCAACGACGACAGTTGAGGTATCGACGACAGTTGAG CCTCCAGATGTTGATGGACCTGATCCAATTATGATCGCCCTTTTGGCCTTATTAGTTGTATGCCTCATCATTGGAGCTCCAGtgatttgcttttgtttctATACCAGAGGGCGTAATTG gaACCTTCATCCAAGAGAAGGCGGAAATTTTGCAG aCAACTCTGCTCCACAG ACTTACAGAATACAAGAAGAGCCATATTACGTTGAACTGCCAGATATTGAACCTTCTAACATGCGCAGTCCAG GTATGGCGACATTAATTACTACGGAGCAAAAGCAGCCAGCCGAAGATACCGTGATTTTGAACCCATATGTCAGAGGAGCATCATACACAAGAGCTAGAAGTCTGATGCCTGAACCTTTGCCACTGAGACCGATTCATGAAGAAAATGCGGTAATGGAAGAGGTTGCTGGTGATGTTACTCCAAAGGATGAACAGAATGGGCAAGATACGTCCGTAGTTTTGAGAAATCCTCAGGTTCGTGGGACTTTGGATAGGTCGTCGCCTTTATCACGACGCAACCATGAGGATTTGCCGAAAGAGCGcggagaagaagaaaaagacgaAGTGAAGCCAGAACTTGGTCATCATTCTCGGAAAACAGACGACG GCAATGAACATAATCTTGATTACCAACGCCTTGTGGATGGAACAAGAACACAGAGCTTGTTCATCTGCCCGTGCTGTGACAAGGATCTAGATTACCAGACACTGTTAGACCACTgttcacttgaaagaaaagaGCAACAATCACAGAAAAGGGAGTCTTTTTACGAGAGTTTATCACCTGAGAAAGGAAAGCGAGAATCTATTTATGCGATACCGTTGCGATCTGGTGAATCTTTCAGCGAG AACGAAGGTACTGACAACATGGAACAATGGCCGGAGTATCAGACTCTTGAACCAAATGAAACAG ATTCAAACCGGGAACCCATTGAACCAGCCAACCACGAATACAATGAACTAGAAGGACCTGAACACAATGAACTAGAAGGACCTGAACACAATGAACTAGAAGGACCTGAACACAATGAACTAAAAGGACCTGAACAAACCTGTTGTGAAGTTGATGTGGATAACAAGAAACTTTGGCAAGTTCACCTTGGTGATAGCGACTCCGAAATTCCGCGTGAGATTATTGAGATTCTTCATGTGGACATCAATCCTGCATATGCACTGCCCTGGAAAAAGAAAGCCAAGGAGAAATCCATGAGGAAACGATCTCTCAGTGTCTAA
- the LOC138056866 gene encoding uncharacterized protein isoform X1, producing MIPYQISSLTEFKHALIISHRGSPELCWNMALLTGLSLMWFFFAESRSDYVLAKITRQDYIDRFTNDVSHCGNCSKYNASENSPGICTCNRLPCETQRKKIGGSVFIRSQGRCMSSCDLLQNIRDSCFHWQNSLPSNAVPLIVIDVNKVNSTYNFIKNLMYDSCEWRQHIEYLDARGHWESANVSAETFKVLRIPDWRHRWQTMIKVNKRSAVLASLGGHVMKLGLTCKRKDNTPIEKCLVFKSKGELNFTLCNYTATPSPSSTVERPCTIVTPSIQTTTPTPTTTVEVSTTVEPPDVDGPDPIMIALLALLVVCLIIGAPVICFCFYTRGRNWNLHPREGGNFADNSAPQTYRIQEEPYYVELPDIEPSNMRSPGMATLITTEQKQPAEDTVILNPYVRGASYTRARSLMPEPLPLRPIHEENAVMEEVAGDVTPKDEQNGQDTSVVLRNPQVRGTLDRSSPLSRRNHEDLPKERGEEEKDEVKPELGHHSRKTDDGNEHNLDYQRLVDGTRTQSLFICPCCDKDLDYQTLLDHCSLERKEQQSQKRESFYESLSPEKGKRESIYAIPLRSGESFSENEGTDNMEQWPEYQTLEPNETDSNREPIEPANHEYNELEGPEHNELEGPEHNELEGPEHNELKGPEQTCCEVDVDNKKLWQVHLGDSDSEIPREIIEILHVDINPAYALPWKKKAKEKSMRKRSLSV from the exons ATGATTCCATATCAAATTTCTTCTCTTACAGAATTTAAACATGCTCTTATTATTTCCCATCGCGGATCGCCAGAATTGTGTTGGAACATGGCTCTACTCACAGGGCTTAGTCTTATGTGGTTTTTTTTCGCTGAGAGTCGAAGCGATTATGTCTTGGCCAAGATAACAAGACAGGACTACATCGATAGGTTTACGAATGATGTCTCGCATTGTGGAAATTGTAGCAAGTATAACGCGAGTGAAAATTCACCAGGCATTTGTACGTGCAACAGATTGCCATGTGAAACGCAACGAAAAAAGATAGGAGGTTCTGTCTTTATCCGATCCCAAGGACGATGCATGTCTAGTTGCGACTTATTACAAA ATATTAGAGACTCGTGCTTCCACTGGCAAAATTCATTACCTTCAAATGCAGTACCTTTAATAGTTATCGATGTTAACAAAGTGAATTCCACATACAATTTTATAAAGAATCTTATGTATGATTCTTGTGAATGGAGACAACACATAGAATATCTGGATGCCAGAGGACATTGGGAAAGTGCCAATGTATCTGCAGAGACATTTAAAGTATTGCGTATACCTGATTGGCGGCATCGTTGGCAGACAATGATAAAG GTTAATAAACGATCTGCTGTTCTTGCAAGCCTGGGTGGTCATGTCATGAAACTTGGCTTGACCTGTAAAAGAAAGGATAATACACCCATCGAGAAATGTTTAGTTTTTAAATCAAAAGGAGAATTAAACT TTACACTCTGCAATTACACTGCAACACCAAGCCCATCCTCTACCGTGGAACGTCCATGCACTATAGTCACCCCAAGTATCCAAACAACGACACCAACTCCAACGACGACAGTTGAGGTATCGACGACAGTTGAG CCTCCAGATGTTGATGGACCTGATCCAATTATGATCGCCCTTTTGGCCTTATTAGTTGTATGCCTCATCATTGGAGCTCCAGtgatttgcttttgtttctATACCAGAGGGCGTAATTG gaACCTTCATCCAAGAGAAGGCGGAAATTTTGCAG aCAACTCTGCTCCACAG ACTTACAGAATACAAGAAGAGCCATATTACGTTGAACTGCCAGATATTGAACCTTCTAACATGCGCAGTCCAG GTATGGCGACATTAATTACTACGGAGCAAAAGCAGCCAGCCGAAGATACCGTGATTTTGAACCCATATGTCAGAGGAGCATCATACACAAGAGCTAGAAGTCTGATGCCTGAACCTTTGCCACTGAGACCGATTCATGAAGAAAATGCGGTAATGGAAGAGGTTGCTGGTGATGTTACTCCAAAGGATGAACAGAATGGGCAAGATACGTCCGTAGTTTTGAGAAATCCTCAGGTTCGTGGGACTTTGGATAGGTCGTCGCCTTTATCACGACGCAACCATGAGGATTTGCCGAAAGAGCGcggagaagaagaaaaagacgaAGTGAAGCCAGAACTTGGTCATCATTCTCGGAAAACAGACGACG GCAATGAACATAATCTTGATTACCAACGCCTTGTGGATGGAACAAGAACACAGAGCTTGTTCATCTGCCCGTGCTGTGACAAGGATCTAGATTACCAGACACTGTTAGACCACTgttcacttgaaagaaaagaGCAACAATCACAGAAAAGGGAGTCTTTTTACGAGAGTTTATCACCTGAGAAAGGAAAGCGAGAATCTATTTATGCGATACCGTTGCGATCTGGTGAATCTTTCAGCGAG AACGAAGGTACTGACAACATGGAACAATGGCCGGAGTATCAGACTCTTGAACCAAATGAAACAG ATTCAAACCGGGAACCCATTGAACCAGCCAACCACGAATACAATGAACTAGAAGGACCTGAACACAATGAACTAGAAGGACCTGAACACAATGAACTAGAAGGACCTGAACACAATGAACTAAAAGGACCTGAACAAACCTGTTGTGAAGTTGATGTGGATAACAAGAAACTTTGGCAAGTTCACCTTGGTGATAGCGACTCCGAAATTCCGCGTGAGATTATTGAGATTCTTCATGTGGACATCAATCCTGCATATGCACTGCCCTGGAAAAAGAAAGCCAAGGAGAAATCCATGAGGAAACGATCTCTCAGTGTCTAA